The following coding sequences lie in one Arachis ipaensis cultivar K30076 chromosome B05, Araip1.1, whole genome shotgun sequence genomic window:
- the LOC107641006 gene encoding uncharacterized protein LOC107641006 has product MRFDGTQDPQEHLTAFEARMNLEGVGDEVRYRAFPVTLAGPAIRWFNNLPQGSVISFANISRAFLAQFTTRIAKAKHPINLLGVTQRSGEPTRKYLDRLNDECLVIDGLTDSVASLCLTNGLLNEDFRKHLTTKPVWTMQEIQCVAGEYINDEEVSQVVVANKRQPSYNQTRHHGS; this is encoded by the coding sequence atgaggttCGACGGAACCCAAGACCCGCAGGAGCACCTCACGGCTTTCGAAGCCAGAATGAACCTGGAGGGAGTTGGAGACGAGGTAAGGTACCGCGCTTTTCCGGTCACCCTAGCGGggcctgcaatacggtggttcaataacctcccgcagggctcggtgaTCAGTTTTGCGAACATCAGCCGTGCCTTCCTAGCCCAATTTACAACTAGAATTGCAAAGGCAAAACACCCAATCAATCTACTTGGAGTGACTCAAAGGTCCGGCGAGCCGACCAGAAAATACCTAGACCGGTTAAACGATGAGTGCTTGGTGATCGATGGGCTGACGGATTCGGTCGCAAGCTTGTGCTTGACGAACGGACTTTTAaacgaggacttcagaaagcacctcacCACAAAGCCGGTGTGGACGATGCAGGAGATCCAATGTGTAGCCGGGGAGTACATCAACGatgaagaagtcagccaggtTGTGGTtgccaacaaacggcagccctCTTACAACCAAACCCGGCATCATGGGAGCTGA
- the LOC107641007 gene encoding uncharacterized protein LOC107641007 — MVYMGEVLPFSPGDTSLLTRSARDVVYTNPATYDQDTDVEIKIFSLIEQYVDTWHCVSWEEAALQRLAEFVASETTSCPLTFLSLTQPKYPSLNLLGTQPSAAIPLQFHRRTLLLRQRVLSPQAETDRGCYLLGSLLIVPPLLAVGRHCFSPPRCGSSLLLPSSPWVVAASPLLTVRRFCFSAPRRFWLSPLRFTVTASSLCLTLSELTLSSPFISRHLSGFFHQIRETRYLRSKFLGRVDYGRDVSLPPANICNLKIKPRYADPIHTKFVMYAASNGHHLRSDDGLAQEPFLLTLIKETLWGLKSLFVFLVEQPSQLKYIEWPSFSSTLKTATLTLVLVALLIVALSTVDSALCYVLALFLRKAP, encoded by the exons atggTATATATGGGGGAGGTCCTACCCTTCTCCCcag gtgacacctcTCTCCTCACACGAAGTGCTCGGGACGTCGTCTACACCAACCCGGCAACCTACGACCAG GATACAGATGTAGAGATAAAGATATTCTCATTGATCGAGCAATATGTTGATACATGGCACTGTGTTAGTTGGGAGGAAGCAGCTTTACAGAGGTTGGCAGAGTTTGTTGCG TCTGAAACAACCTCATGCCCCCTTACCTTTCTCTCCCTAACTCAACCCAAGTATCCAAGCCTAAACCTTCTTGGAACCCAGCCATCAGCCGCCATCCCTCTTCAATTTCATCGCCGAACTCTTCTCCTCCGGCAGAGGGTGCTGTCGCCGCAGGCGGAGACAGACCGTGGGTGCTATCTGCTCGGCTCTCTTCTCATCGTTCCTCCTCTTCTCGCCGTGGGTCGTCACTGCTTCTCCCCTCCTCGCTGTGGGTCGTCGCTGCTTCTCCCCTCGTCACCGTGGGTCGTCGCTGCTTCTCCCCTTCTCACTGTTCGTCGTTTCTGCTTCTCTGCTCCTCGCCGTTTTTGGCTGTCGCCCCTTCGGTTCACTGTCACCGCGAGCTCACTCTGTCTCACACTCTCCGAACTCACTCTGTCATCGCCGTTCATCTCTCGCCATCTCTCCG GTTTCTTTCATCAAATTAGAGAAACTCGTTATCTTAGATCAAAGTTTTTGGGGAGAGTTGATTATGGCAGAGATGTTTCTCTTCCACCAGCAAAT ATTTGTAATTTGAAGATTAAACCAAGATATGCAGACCCCATTCATACCAAATTTGTGATGTATGCGGCGAGTAACGGTCATCATCTACGTTCTGATGATGGTTTGGCTCAGGAACCCTTTCTGCTAACATTGATCAAGGAAACCTTATG GGGGCTAAAATCTTTGTTTGTATTTTTGGTTGAGCAACCTAGCCAACTAAAGTACATAGAGTGGCCAAGCTTTAGTTCTACG CTGAAGACTGCAACTCTGACGCTTGTTCTTGTTGCGCTACTTATTGTCGCCTTATCAACCGTTGATTCGGCTCTCTGCTATGTTTTGGCTTTGTTTCTCCGTAAAGCCCCATAA
- the LOC107643986 gene encoding uncharacterized protein LOC107643986 isoform X1, translating into MASLSVLPVNYSGFFHQIRETRYLRSKFLGRVDYGRDVSLPPANICNLKIKPRYADPIHTKFVMYAASNGHHLRSDDGLAQEPFLLTLIKETLWGLKSLFVFLVEQPSQLKYIEWPSFSSTLKTATLTLVLVALLIVALSTVDSALCYVLALFLRKAP; encoded by the exons ATGGCAAGTCTTTCTGTGTTACCAGTGAACTACTCAG GTTTCTTTCATCAAATTAGAGAAACTCGTTATCTTAGATCAAAGTTTTTGGGGAGAGTTGATTATGGCAGAGATGTTTCTCTTCCACCAGCAAAT ATTTGTAATTTGAAGATTAAACCAAGATATGCAGACCCCATTCATACCAAATTTGTGATGTATGCGGCGAGTAACGGTCATCATCTACGTTCTGATGATGGTTTGGCTCAGGAACCCTTTCTGCTAACATTGATCAAGGAAACCTTATG GGGGCTAAAATCTTTGTTTGTATTTTTGGTTGAGCAACCTAGCCAACTAAAGTACATAGAGTGGCCAAGCTTTAGTTCTACG CTGAAGACTGCAACTCTGACGCTTGTTCTTGTTGCGCTACTTATTGTCGCCTTATCAACCGTTGATTCGGCTCTCTGCTATGTTTTGGCTTTGTTTCTCCGTAAAGCCCCATAA
- the LOC107643986 gene encoding uncharacterized protein LOC107643986 isoform X2: MASLSVLPVNYSGFFHQIRETRYLRSKFLGRVDYGRDVSLPPANICNLKIKPRYADPIHTKFVMYAASNGHHLRSDDGLAQEPFLLTLIKETLWGLKSLFVFLVEQPSQLKYIEWPSFSSTRHEN; this comes from the exons ATGGCAAGTCTTTCTGTGTTACCAGTGAACTACTCAG GTTTCTTTCATCAAATTAGAGAAACTCGTTATCTTAGATCAAAGTTTTTGGGGAGAGTTGATTATGGCAGAGATGTTTCTCTTCCACCAGCAAAT ATTTGTAATTTGAAGATTAAACCAAGATATGCAGACCCCATTCATACCAAATTTGTGATGTATGCGGCGAGTAACGGTCATCATCTACGTTCTGATGATGGTTTGGCTCAGGAACCCTTTCTGCTAACATTGATCAAGGAAACCTTATG GGGGCTAAAATCTTTGTTTGTATTTTTGGTTGAGCAACCTAGCCAACTAAAGTACATAGAGTGGCCAAGCTTTAGTTCTACG AGACATGAAAACTAA